The genomic DNA GGAAGCTTCATAATGTCCCAGCGCAAACGCTCCTCGTTACCGTGCTCGCGTGTCGTCTGGACAATCTGGGAGAGCGTTTCATGGTTTGCGTCCGACGCCAGTAAGAGGCGGGACTCCGTACTGCCCTCTCGGAAGGTCGCATGCATGACGATTGAGTCTTCATTCCGGTCGACGACGGTGTTCTCATCCTGGCGCCAGCCGAATGGACAGTGAACGAAGAACTCCACCGCCTCCGGCCCGTCCTTGGAGTAGCCTGGCACGAGTTTGCCAGCGTCGACGATGAGATGTTTGCGCTCCTCGAAATCGAGGCCTTCATCTTCCAGCCACTTCTTAAGCCGCTCGGGGCGCGAGAATACGCGGACGTCACGCCCTTCGCGCAAGCGGTGCCGGGCTTCGGCTCGGACGATGCGGGCGTCGTTCTCCAGATTCTCCTCAAGAATTGCTGCTGCGGGCACCCACAGCTCCTTGATTTTGATGCGGTCATCGGTCTGGTAGATCGCTGCATGTTCCAACCAGAAGAACTCACTAAAGCCCTTGCAGTGATCCGCGTCAGTGTGTGTGATGCAGACCGCGTCAAAGTAGTCTCGGCCCTCGTTTCGCAGGTCGCGCAGGAGTTCTGCGGGCAAGTCGCAGCGCTTGTCCTCGTCACCGTCACCGTTCCGCATCGCGGCGTAGTCAACGAGAATTTTGCGACCGTCCGCAAGGTCGAGACGCAGCGTGTCCGCATTGCCTAGGGGGAAGAACTGGATACGAGCTGTCATGTGCTTTTCCTTCCTGTCTATATGGGCGGGGCTGGCACGTCAGTGCTTCTGCTCCCGTGGCGGGTTGGGGGCGTCGCTCGGCGGGAAAGTGTCGGAACTTGCCCACTTCCCGTCGCGGCCTTGGTTGCGAATTCCGCCGCTGCCTCGGCAACAATTTACGATCTGCTCCGACGCCTTCTCGGCCTTTACCTGGGGCGGTGCAGGCTGCTCGCACGCTTGGCGTCCGTGTCTTGACGAGTCCAACCCCTCGGCCGTTTGGTCACGCATCGGTAGGTCCAAAGCCTGTCGTTTCCCAGTTCACGTCGCCTTCATGCTACTGTAAGATAATAAACTATACACATATAGTTTTGATGTCAAAATAGTTACTATACATATCAGGGGGTGTCGTGGCGGACGCGAAGTCAGACTTGCGGTGGGGCGTTGAGCGGCGTCTGGAGTTCATAGAGTTTCGGCTGTATTGGGAAGGCGGTATCAACCGGGCCGACATCACCGGTTTCTTCGGTGTGTCCGTGCCCCAGGCGTCAAAGGACCTCAGCCACTACCAAGACCTGGCGCCCGGCAACATGACGTACGACAAGAGCGAGAAGCGGTACTTTGTTTCCGGTACGTTCACTCCGCGTTTTTTGACGCCCGACGCGGACCAGTATCTGTCGCAGCTTCGCCTGATTGCGGAGCGCGTGAGGCCCGCAGAGGAAACCTGGCTATCGAGCCTTCCCGGTCTGGACTGCATGCCGATTCCCTACCGGCGGGTCGATGCTGCGGTGCTGCGCACGTTAATATCAGCGATTCGGGAGCGACAGGCGGTAGAGGTTCGCTATCAGTCAATGAACCCCAAGCGCCCGGCGCCCATATGGCGGGGAATTAGCCCGCACGCCTTCGCCAGTGACGGCCTTCGCTGGCACGTTCGCGCCTTCTGTCGCTTAGAGCGTAAGTTTAAAGATTTTCTGCTGTCGCGCTGCCTCGACTGTCGCAAGAGCGGCCCCACTGAAGCCGACGCAGATGAAGATCTGCTTTGGAATGAATTGTTTACCGTAGAGCTGAGGCCAAAC from Aquisalimonas asiatica includes the following:
- a CDS encoding WYL domain-containing protein — translated: MADAKSDLRWGVERRLEFIEFRLYWEGGINRADITGFFGVSVPQASKDLSHYQDLAPGNMTYDKSEKRYFVSGTFTPRFLTPDADQYLSQLRLIAERVRPAEETWLSSLPGLDCMPIPYRRVDAAVLRTLISAIRERQAVEVRYQSMNPKRPAPIWRGISPHAFASDGLRWHVRAFCRLERKFKDFLLSRCLDCRKSGPTEADADEDLLWNELFTVELRPNPRLSEDQQEIIALDYAMDEGKLDLPIRKSLLFYFQKRLRLDVANALDNPQETPVVIANEREFNLALAEATEVDPISWTT